In the genome of Telluria mixta, the window GCCTCACGTTCCGCTACAACTATTCGCACGATGCGAACGTCGGCCACAACCTGAAATCGCGCGCGATGACGAACACGATCGCCTACAACCGCTTCTCGAGCACGAATCCGGGCGAAAAGGGCAGCACGGCCTCGGGCCAGCCAAGCTACGAGATCGACCTCCCGAATGCGGGCACCTCCTACGTCATCGGCAACGTCATCCAGCAACCGGCTGCCAACCAGAATCCGACCATCGTGGCGTACGGCGAGGAAGGGGCGACCAATCCGGGCCAGGACCTGTACTTCGTCAACAATACGGTGGTGAACGACTTCGGCGGCGGGATGTTCCTGTTCGTCAGCGGCAAGGTATCGACGCCCGCGCTCATCCAGAACAATATTTTCGTCGGCAACGGCACACTCAGTACCCAGGCCACCGCGATACTGAAGAACAATTACCGTGTATTCGCCCCTGACATCGCCGATCGCTCGACCGGCAGCTTGCGGCGGTTTGCCAGCGCGCTCGTGATCGACGCAGGCACCGACCCGGGCAAGTCGGCCTCCGGCGTGTCGCTGGCGCCGACCGGGCAGTACAAGGACGTTGCGTCGGGCGAGGAGCGTCCCGTTGCGGGCGCGCTTGACCTCGGCGCCTATGAGGTACCCGGCGCCAGGGCCGGCGCGAAAGCGGTCACCTGGACCGAATGCGCCGCCGAGAGCAAGGTCTGCAGCTTCAGCGGCACACATGAAGTGCGTTTCGGCGGCGGGGGCATGTATACGTCGAAGATCGTGACCGCATCGACGCCCTGCACGGTTGCCGCGTTCGGCGACCCGGCGCGCGGCCAGGCCAAGACCTGCAGCTATGCCGACGTTACCGCGGTGGTGCCGGCGGCGTTGCGGAAAACCGCCGCCGCAAGCGCCTGGACGCCTTGCGCGGGCGAGGGCGCGATCTGCCAGCTCAGCGGCACCAACCGGGTGCGTTACGGGACCGAAAACAAGAACGTGACGAAGGTACTCACCGGTCCCGTGACTTGCTCGAACGCCACGTTCGGCGATCCAGACCATGGAGCTCTCAAGACCTGCAGCTTCCGGCCCGGGCGTTGACGACTCCTGGTGAGTTCGCCCGACTACTGCGCCGAGGGTGCGTTCAAAGCGGTAC includes:
- a CDS encoding right-handed parallel beta-helix repeat-containing protein, encoding MHSTHIVFRSISFFSLAAAVIGSAPAATLSVGPGKAFSAPCAAIAAARDGDTIEITGDTTYSGDTCSINRNDLTIRGVDGRPRIDAAGKNAADKGIWVVNGNNLTVDNVEMVGAKVMDANGAAFRLQGTNFTLRHSFIHDNENGILANANPNSDIVIEYTEFGHNGGGTGQTHNLYIGKVKSLTFRYNYSHDANVGHNLKSRAMTNTIAYNRFSSTNPGEKGSTASGQPSYEIDLPNAGTSYVIGNVIQQPAANQNPTIVAYGEEGATNPGQDLYFVNNTVVNDFGGGMFLFVSGKVSTPALIQNNIFVGNGTLSTQATAILKNNYRVFAPDIADRSTGSLRRFASALVIDAGTDPGKSASGVSLAPTGQYKDVASGEERPVAGALDLGAYEVPGARAGAKAVTWTECAAESKVCSFSGTHEVRFGGGGMYTSKIVTASTPCTVAAFGDPARGQAKTCSYADVTAVVPAALRKTAAASAWTPCAGEGAICQLSGTNRVRYGTENKNVTKVLTGPVTCSNATFGDPDHGALKTCSFRPGR